A window of Nicotiana sylvestris chromosome 8, ASM39365v2, whole genome shotgun sequence genomic DNA:
ACTAAAAAGTTATATGAAAGTTAAAAACTAGTATTACCTATATTTTGTGGTggtaaattgaataaaaaaatcaGTTATACATCCATATTATTCACAAAAAATGCGTTAGATAATAATTTGTTAAAAAATGGATCAAATATGAATAACAATCATATTATCTACTTAATTATTAAGTAAttctattcatgtccttattcatAATTTGATACTTAAAATCACTTTTTGAAAAGTCTGGTCCCAAATTATtgcttaaaagtgcttttcaaagtGACTAGCCAAacagaaattgaaaaaaatacttttcgAAATAAACTGATATTttcagcttggccaaacaggccaTGCTTCTGCTTCTGGGGAGAAGTTATTTTATTCTGCTTCTCAGAAGCGGCTTCTACTTCTTCCCACAAGTACTTTTTCCCcagaaagtttggccaaacaccttaagttgaaagaaaaaaaaatacttttgggaaGTGAAAAAAAACGCGTTTGGTGGAGAAGCTTGGCCAATTAttagtgtcacaacccaaaatctcaCCATATGAGTCGGGATGACACTTAGTATCTAAGACTAAGTAAGCTGGTTATAATAACAATTCAAgccatttttgtttttaaaatagatAATCGAAACCAACAGCAAAAATAAAGATACAACCTCCCAAGACTGGTAGTATTGAGTCCCAAACTCTAACTGAATACATGAAATGATCTGAAGGaaattaaatatacaatactGCTCGAATAATATATGATAGTACGATAAAAGGGAAAGACTCCAAGGGACTACGACGACCaagcagctctaccttgaatccttgcgATCACTCTCTAACTCTTTCCGAGTCCTATATCTCCAATATCTGGCTCTGTACataaaaaaatgtacagaagtgtagtatgagtacaccacagcggtacccagtaagtatcaagactaaccttggtggagtagtgacgaggtacaatCATGACATATCTaataacctgtgcaatatagcatacCACAATAATAGGAAACAAATAGCAATGATACCAACAATTATCAACTAGTGATATAAACAACAGGACAACAGGAACACCATAAATATCGCTCAACAAACTATGATTACAAGTACAACcatttaatcaagtccttcaattaCACATCTTTCATCTAAAAGTTTTCCAAATAATAATCTTTAGAATATAATACTTaccaataaatatatttcgaatatacttccttcaaataaatatccttCAAATCTAATTCTTTGAAATAATATtttgaatataattctttcaaataaaagtcacattgtgacacctcatttcacaATCATAAAAATACGGGTCTCAGCCCACCTTCATATTTTTCGTAATACGGGCCTCACCCCACTTTCATATTTCCACGGCACCTCGTGCTCATATTTCTATCacaactgcacggacaactcacatgccaaaaatatcaatatataaaaaaatatgcaCGGCCAATTTACTTTACAAATAgtttgagtgaagaaaatgacATTGCATTTAAATTAAAGCATCATATAAACTATTGATTTGGATGTAAAACTTATTAATTTAAAACATAATAgtaatttcttttatttaaaacAACTCAATCATTGAAAATCGCtaaaaaccaaaaatataaatCTTTAAAGTCTCGTACTAAAAAGTCAAAGTGAACACAATGCAACAAGGAGCACAAaacacataataataataataatgtcaaCTAGTACATCACGGAAGAAGATAAGAAATATTAATGAAACAAAATCACCAAAGACAAGAACATAAATAAAGATATATCAACAGGGCactaccgaggtaccgcctcgtagtcctaAATCATAAATAAATTCACAATATCTCATTTTcttatatcaccgcgggagcCTTCACATATAATTTTCCTCGAAATAGCATCCCGCATTTTAGCCACCCTTATCACACCGCAtgacttctagtagttcccctactagccacgcGTTTCAAGTCACCCTTGTCTCACCGGATGCGTTTCAACACTCTGGCCTTATAtcaccgcatgcgtatcaatatcacaatatttcacaaatcgcacctcaagtgcccaaatatcacaacataatacaacttgcacctcaagtgcccaattATCGCAGCATAATACAACTTGTACCTCAAGTGATCACATATCAAAGCatatcacaaattgcacatcaagtgctcaaatattacaacatatcacaaatttcaCATCCAGTGCTCAAATCTTACAGCATATCACAAATTTCACGtcaagtgctcaaatattacaacatatcaTAAATTTCACATCCAGTGCTCAAATCctacaacatatcacaaatttcacttcaagtgctcaaatattacaacatatcacaaattgcacatcaGGTGCACAAATATTACAACTTGTCACATGAATCAACAATACATTATTTTTACACAATAAGAAGcccacggctcggtcataatgcgCACAAAAATTCTAACAAAATATCTGGGAGTGAAAACTCAACAAAATAATATTTCACAATTTAACACTTCGTCTCAATATGATTTACAACCTTTATaactcaatatcaatttcaacaacatgAATTGAAAAGAAATTCATCAAGGGACAACacttttttttaattcacaaatTCATGAAATAAATAGATTTATTCATCTTATTAACTAAATTTCTCATTTAAATTGTATGTAGAtaaaatcaataatgaaaattatTTCCATAAAAATAGCAACTCAAACAAACACAGAATTCACATAAAAGTCTAAGTAGCAATCGCaccaaattatcatataaaaataATCTAGACAAATAAGGAATGAGACATGACAAATAAGAGATTTAATAAGTCCCAACAATTTTCTAATTTAATACATAAGGTTGTCTACGAATTTTAACCGATATAGTTTGCACATATAAACCAAGTACGTACTCATCACCTCGCGTACATGGTTTTCAATCACACAATTTCTACATAAGACTCAATGCCTAAGGGGaaattcccccacacaaggttaggcaagatacttacctcaaatcacgCTATCTCAATCCAATAATTGACATTTTTCCTCGATTATCTAACTCTGAATggttcgaatctagccaaaaataattCAATACAATCAACACAGATTATTGGAATCAATCCCATGTGAAAATACCAAATTTTCCAataaaatccgaaattagatcaAAAATTGCCCGcgaggcccacgtctcggaatccgacgaaagttacaaaatatgaacgctcattcaaccacgagtccaaccataccaaaattactcaattcCAACAgcaaatcgacctccaaatcttaaatctaaggtatagagaatttctaccattttcaacccaattcactaatttcatgataaaaacaacaatagatttATGTATTTTAACAAAaatcgagttagaatcacttaccccaatccatatggtgaaaatcgcctcaaaaatcgcttcaatccgagctccatagctccaaaaatggtTGAAACTCGCGTTTTGTAAGCTGTCCAGGTAAGTCGCAGGTGTCGAATACGATTTATAAATCGCATTGGGTAACTGCGATTTGCCTCTGCCCCAGAACAAAGCATTACCCGTCTTCAGTAAATCCATCATAACTTTTTGTAaaaatgtccaaatgatgaacggtttgaagcgttagaaactagactcaaagacctttaatttgataggttgttcatgacataacaccttatatatatatgtagatgtGCTCGTCCAAAGTGTGATCTTGTGCTTGCTCATTTAGAATTTTAGCCTAtcttgaaattttccaacttggcttagacttaggcttctccttagaccccaaataacTTATAATATACTTCGTAcgcttattatcatatccaattgatatccatcatattaatagtctGTCTTTGcgcataaaataatataattagcgcacatcaactttcttaatagcTTAAGTACTTCAAATTTTTTTTgaggtattacattctcccccacttaggatcattcatcctcgaatgagaagtagagtccacCCCAATTCTGCACATAGCTTCACTCTTTTCTCACACACCTCAAGTTCCCAAAATTTTGACTAACTCTCAAATTTTctagaaatttcggcagagtctcccctgtaattgggtctatacacctgtcagagtaacaccaaaataaCTCCTAATAACACATCCACAACCCAAATCAATAATACTAATCTCAGCATTACAAGAATTGCATCATCATAGTGATATTTAACCATAAAACACATCATATATATGTCCATAACTACATCTTGGTCTTAATAATTATCCATAATTGATTACAACATCGCCAATTAACTTGCTGAAACAAAATCTCATTTCGAACCTCCACTTTACTAACAACGAGGCGCGAGGCATGAAGACCTAGTAATTATTTACCTGAATTAATGAGTCACATTTTACGCCACTTGGCACTCACCTCATAGGCCgaaactaaataattataacacGAATTTAGCGAAAATATGCACAATAACACATAAAAGAATTatcaaataagcctaataggcatgactccctgcTAATACTATAGTACAAATTATAATTTCACAAAAAggataatttaaacacataaatttTCATCCCAAGGATCTCGTCCTCATATAACTTCAATGGCAGCACATAGCccgttttaaatatttcacatccTCTAAAAATTGTGAGAACCtcgtcctcaactctgaatcataagtattttgcacattgtgtCAACTGAATTCGTTTCAtttccttctttcttcttttaaagaaTTTCcgttaaataaaatcacaacatATAAAGAACCCTCATATCTATagggaatataattcacaatTGAAATTTATTATTTGGAAATTACATCAAACTCACCGAAATGATTAACAAAAGTCACTTTTAGCCTCAACACTATTCttagtgaccaacacataatgatGGACATAGTTGTCTCCATAACATCTCCCAACATGAGATTCATATAAGTAGATTTTAGGATTAAGAAACTCACTCATGAGTGGAGAATATTAGGAGGATTTGCCTCGCTACtcagaaccgaatcaagttaatgAAATTGTTACTTTGTAATAACCCCAGATCGTATTTGTAATGACACTATCTGGTGTAACGACCTCTgtcataccatagaaaatatatcaatgggctgggccccacctcttAGGTGCCTCTACCCGCTTGTCCTCCACTTCTAACTAATAGTGTATGTAGAATGGAGTATGTGGTCTGTGTGTTCCGATAAAAATAGGTTTCTCCCAAGTCTCGGATAATTTTTCATGATGTGCCTAGTATCACCACAATCAAAACAACCCACTTGCGGTTCGGCTTCTCATACTGAGTCTGTGCCGAATAACTGAATAACTATTGTAGGAAATCCCGTGCCAGTGGTGCATTAAAAGATGACTGTCCCACATGAGTGCCCTGATTAATTGGAGCACAACGAGTATTCGAAAATGCGGTCTGGGCTGGCTACCGCCCAAGCCTCCGCCATAATGAGTTATAACTGCAAAGAAGAATCTGTCGAATTCTACAAAACCTCGAGACCTTTTGGTCTCCTCCGAACACGTTCTAGCATCTTAGCAATTTTTTTTATACCACTAGTCGAAATGAAGTATCAGCCTGTAGTTCCCGAGTCATACAAAATTTTATGATAATAATAGAGTCCTTTAATGAATCCATGGACTCGTTCTCTTGTTGTAGGAACGAATGTAGGGATATGACGTGCTAATGCACTGAACCTGATGGCATATTATGATATTGTCGTGGTGTCCTTACACAACCATGCAAACTCTGTGCGCCACCGGAGAGTCTGGGGAACAAACTCTTTCAAAGCATTTCTGAAGATTGAGCCCAAGTAGGTGGTGTTGCATTGGTTGGTTTGCCCTCTCCATATGCTTTCCACAAACACCGATGGAGAATTATCTCTCCCAATGCCAATTTCTTATTTTACTATGCTGACTTAACATTGTTAAGTTGATCCATTTCTTTACATACTCTTCGATTCTTGCTTGGGTTAACTCTTCCCCTATTTATACACAACGATAAGTAAAGCTCCATACAGACAAATCTTGGAACGAACCACATAGTCTAGAAGCTCATCAGCCACCGTACTTCCTCTGAAGCACCCCAGAATCCGCAACCGAGACGTTCATGCTGAGTAGACCTTCTGTAAATTTAAATTGGTTTATCTAACTCCTTTGGTACTGAAGTATAGGATTATTAAGAACGCAAACATACCGTAAGTCCCAAATTTATCCCTCGCAAAAATCTCAATCCTTAAACATGTGCAAACTTTGGGGAACCTTATAATACCACAAATATACATTTCAGGCCAAGACTAATATAACATGTGACCCCACAATCCGTCCATTGAtggtggactcccccacttggcgctAAGTCATAGGTCACAACGTCCGATGATCCACAATATTAACCTTTACAGCTCGTACAAAAATCAACCAGATGCCAAGGTCTATTCTACCCCCACACGATTCACGAGTGATCTTTCAATACATCCGCATCTTTAGTCGGGACCACATGTTGAGACAATGTTGAGCATTTCTAGTTGCCTTATAACCCCTCTGTAGTATCACGAACAATTGGCGTATAGTTGATATCGAGTGCGTAATTTCATACACGAGTGGATGCAAAAGAACataagatatatgcttcaagctgaataaataccgcacgataaggaatgaaagaagtggaaattttcctaatagctctgtagcctctcaaagataagtacagacgtctctgtaccgatctgcaagactctactaaactcgttcgtgactcgtagaacctatgaacatagagctctgataccaacttgtcacaacccaaaatcccaccatatgagtcgtgatggcacttagtatctaagactaagtaagccggttataataacaattcaagccatttttgtttttaaaatagatAATCGAAACCAACAGCAAAAATAAAGATACAACCTCCCAAGACTGGTAGTACTGAGTCATAAACTCTAACTGAATACATGAAATGATCTGAAGGaaattaaatatacaatactGCTCGAATAATATATGATAGTACGATAAAAGGGAAAGACTCCAAGGGACTACGACGACCaagcagctctaccttgaatccttgcgATCACTCTCTAACTCTTTCCGAGTCCTATATCTCCAATATCTGGCTCTGTACataaaaaaatgtacagaagtgtagtatgagtacaccacagcggtacccagtaagtatcaagactaaccttggtggagtagtgacgaggtacaatCATGACATATCTaataacctgtgcaatatagcatacCACAATAATAGGAAACAAATAGCAATGATACCAACAATTATCAACTAGTGATATAAACAACAGGACAACAGGAACACCATAAATATCGCTCAACAAACTATGATTACAAGTACAACcatttaatcaagtccttcaattaCACATCTTTCATCTAAAAGTTTTCCAAATAATAATCTTTAGAATATAATACTTaccaataaatatatttcgaatatacttccttcaaataaatatccttCAAATCTAATTCTTTGAAATAATATtttgaatataattctttcaaataaaagtcacattgtgacacctcatttcacaATCATAAAAATACGGGTCTCAGCCCACCTTCATATTTTTCGTAATACGGGCCTCACCCCACTTTCATATTTCCACGGCACCTCGTGCTCATATTTCTATCacaactgcacggacaactcacatgccaaaaatatcaatatataaaaaaatatgcaCGGCCAATTTACTTTACAAATAgtttgagtgaagaaaatgacATTGCATTTAAATTAAAGCATCATATAAACTATTGATTTGGATGTAAAACTTATTAATTTAAAACATAATAgtaatttcttttatttaaaacAACTCAATCATTGAAAATCGCtaaaaaccaaaaatataaatCTTTAAAGTCTCGTACTAAAAAGTCAAAGTGAACACAATGCAACAAGGAGCACAAaacacataataataataataatgtcaaCTAGTACATCACGGAAGAAGATAAGAAATATTAATGAAACAAAATCACCAAAGACAAGAACATAAATAAAGATATATCAACAGGGCactaccgaggtaccgcctcgtagtcctaAATCATAAATAAATTCACAATATCTCATTTTcttatatcaccgcgggagcCTTCACATATAATTTTCCTCGAAATAGCATCCCGCATTTTAGCCACCCTTATCACACCGCAtgacttctagtagttcccctactagccacgcGTTTCAAGTCACCCTTGTCTCACCGGATGCGTTTCAACACTCTGGCCTTATAtcaccgcatgcgtatcaatatcacaatatttcacaaatcgcacctcaagtgcccaaatatcacaacataatacaacttgcacctcaagtgcccaattATCGCAGCATAATTTAACTTGCACCTCAAGTGATCACATATCAAAGCatatcacaaattgcacatcaagtgctcaaatattacAGCATATCACAAACTTCACATCCAGTGCTCAAATCTTACAGCATATCATAAATTTCACGtcaagtgctcaaatattacaacatatcaTAAATTTCACATCCAGTGCTCAAATCctacaacatatcacaaatttcacgtcaagtgctcaaatattacaacatatcacaaattgcacatcaGGTGCCCAAATATTACAACTTGTCACATGAATCAACAATACATTATTTTTCCACAATAAGAAGcccacggctcggtcataatgcgCACAAAAATTCTAACAAAATATCTGGGAGTGAAAACTCAACAAAATAATATTTCACAATTTAACACTTCGCCTCAATATGATTTACAGCCTTTATaactcaatatcaatttcaacaacatgAATTTAAAGAAATTCATCAAGggacaacacattttttttaattcacaaatTCATGAAATAAATAGATTTATTCATCTTATTAACTAAATTTCTCATTTAAATTGTATGTAGAtaaaatcaataatgaaaattatTTCCATAAAAATAGCAACCCAAACAAACACAGAATTCACATAAAAGTCAAGTAGCAATCGCaccaaattatcatataaaaataATCTAGACAAATAAGGAATGAGACATGACAAATAAGAGATTTAATAAGTCCCAACAATTTTCTAATTTAATACATAAGGTTGTCTACGAATTTTAACCGATATAGTTTGCACATATAAaccaagtacgtactcgtcacctcgcgtacatggtTTTCAATCACACAATTTCCACATAAGACTCAATGCCTAAGGGGAaattccccacacaaggttaggcaagatacttacctcaaatcacgCTATCTCAATCCAATAATTGACATTTTTCCTCGATTATCCAACTCTGAATggttcgaatctagccaaaaataattCAATACAATCAACATAGATTATTGGAATCAATCCCATGTGAAAATACCAAATTTTCCAataaaatccgaaattagatcaAAAATCGCCcgcggggcccacgtctcggaatccgacgaaagttacaaaatatgaatgcccattcaaccacgagtccaaccataccaaaattactaaattccaacAACAAATCGACCTCTAAATCTTAAATCTAAGGTATAGAGAATTTCTACCATTTTCAACCCAATTCACTAATTTCATGataaaaacaacaatagattcatgtattttaaccaaaatcgagttagaatcacttaccccaacccatatggtgaaaatcgcctaaaaaatcgcttcaatccgagctccatagctccaaaaatggcTGAAACTCGCGTTTTGTAATCTGTCCAGGTAAGTCGCAGGTGTCGAATACGATTTATAAATCGCATTGGGTAACTGCGATTTGCCTCTGCCCCAGAACACAGCATTACCCGCCTTCAGTAAATCCATCATAACCTTTTGTGtaaatgtccaaatgatgaacggtttgaagcgttagaaactagactcaaagacctttaatttgataggttgtgcatcacataacaccttatatatatgtagatgTGCTCGTCCAAAGTGTGATCTTGTGCTTGCTCATTTAGAATTTTAGCCTATCTTGAAATTtttcaacttggcttagacttaggcttctccttagacctcaaatcacttataatatactTCGTAcgcttattatcatatccaattgatatccatcatattaatagtccgTCTTTGcgcacaaaataatataattagcgcacatcaactttcttaatagcTTAAGTACTTCAAAAAATTTCTGAGGTGTTACAATTAGTCTTACAGGGTGCTTATAAAACTTAGTTGTGCAGGAAATTTCACACGAAATCAATGACTATAAATTAAGTATCTTGTATATATGCATTTAGCACTTACTGTGGTTAAATGATAaattttttcacttttaattCTCAGCTGCATAGGTTAAATTGCATAATTTGGGTAAAAACCCGGTGCGGATATTATTTAGCCGTGAACTTGTGTTTAGCATTTAGAACATAGTGAACCTAATTTGCCATTTGCCAACTCAGGGtttgtttggtacgaaggaaaatatttttaaaaaatattttctaatttttttatttttggttggtttaaatattttggaaaatatatTTCTCACGAATTCATTTACCTCCAATTGAGAAAAATTATTTTCCCtatcaagagaaggaaaaatattttccaaaactctttttcaacctTCCCACATTCTCCATCCCCACCAACCCCAACCAACCCACCCCCACCTCAACCCACACACGCCCACCCTAACCCCAACCCACCCTCGCCCCCGCCCCAccctaaatagaaatattattaatagtattttcttttcatgtcatagatagagtatttttttttcatttcaacaaatgagtATTTTTTTCACGatataaacttttttttttcgttttaacaaaaaaaaaagtaatttctttttcaacaaaaaaaGAGAGAGTATTTTTTAGTTATGAAGCACaaattttaatgttatttttgCGTAAAAAAGTACAAGCAACACATTAGTTCCTTTGGTTTTGTGTAAATTTTTAGaataataattaaattcttgtagaaaacaaaatcataaaaatgttGGGTATTTAGGGGGGAGGGAGGGGAGAGCACATGAAACACAGGGACTTGGGGAAGGGGGCCgaggagagtagcataaaaaattattttcctaaaaattattttctattctctaaccaaacaagagaaaataattttccGAAAAAAAAGTTTTTACTCACCAACTAAATAagggaaaataagtgataaaatttCAATATTAAGTGTATTACTTCCTGCCGCTATTTCTACATAAAATTTCAATTCGTTGTTGGCAGATGCTTTTCTGAATCCGACACATGCACTACATGAATGAGTATTTATTCCTTAATTATAATTgagaaatatttttaatttatctCAATTTTGTCACTTGATTAAATATACTATCCATATCTTATATTTGTTCTTACAGCAGTTACAGCACTGCTTTTCGTTTTAAGTACGCAATTTTTTCTATTAATTTAATCATTCGATATCTAATGTTTACATGGGGACTATTTTGGTTCACATAGAATAAGTTTAAGTAACCATTCTCGTGGCGTACGCAGGTTTACTCTGTATTTCTACAAGAGTTTATTTTCACAGCTCGAACTCAGTCGCGAACCCAGGATTTATACAAGCGGGATCAGTCAAAGAGCATAGTAGCCACTTATATAAGTGGCCACTGGCGGATCCAAAATTTTAAAGTCATGGGTGCTCACCGATAAAAATtctaaaagaagaggaaaaagaagtTTAATTATGAGTACTCTCTCAATATTTATCTAAATATTTTATAATTGCCTAAGTAAATTTACTAAATCTGGTAAAAAATAATGAGTGTTTGAGTACCCACAAGAAACAATGTGAATCCGCCACTGTAAGCGGCATCCGTAAAAGTACTTGCTTTCATGATTTTCGGATGAAgttaatatataaaaataattaatttgttCGCCGAATCCCTTTGTTAACAAGGTGAGTCCGCCATTATTCGAACCCGTGACTACTTGTTAGGAACTCCACCAATATGTGATTAATAGTGAAAGAATCTTGTATCATCTCAATCCATCATCCCACCACATGATGATTTTAGTACTTCGAAATTACAGTGCCTATTTCAACTAGTTGCGTGCGCAGAGGTATGCTAGCATTATTTTAAACATTGGCATTGAATTTAAGCACCTTAGCAGCAGACTACTGTACCTCTCCATTTTAATATTCAAATCTTCCAACCGATAATTAAACTCTTCTTAATGACCCCATGTCAACTTCATATTACTATATTCCCCAAAATGCAGATTTTCCCAGTGCGATcccagacacacacacacacagagaccCACCCCACCCCTCATATACACCCCATCAGAAAACGAGTCTTTCAGTTTCTTTTCCATTGCAGATGTCCCATTTCTGGTTCATCTTCCCCATCTTGTTCAATTCCTACTTAGTTGATATCTTAACTAAAAGAAATACGAGAAAATTGAGTCGTTTATATGGGAAAAAGCAGAGGAATTGTGACAGTATTTCATTGAAAGAAAAAAGAGCAATAATGGAAGCATTGAAATGAAAGTACCAAGAAAATGTTAAGTTCTGATTGAGATCTTCAATGAATTTAAGTCTAACTACAATTAACTTAAACTCATAGTTATGAGGAGAAAAAAATAATTGAAACTCTATAATTCCAACCCCTCCCTTTAATGTCTTCACAATTCTAGGAAGAAAAAAAACCTCAACTTTCTCAATTAACTTTGGCATTCTTCCTAGTCTTCAGTTTACAAACAAATCGCCAAAAccccaaattaaaaaaaaaaaacagaggaGTAATTTGAACCCCAAAAgaaattataattataattatacttaaccaaaaaaaaaaaaaaaaaaagaggaaagaaagTCAAACCAAACTGAGCTGAAATTAGAAGGTCCATTTCAAGATCTTGACTCTGAGATCAACCTTACATTTAGCATTATTTGTTGAAGCCACAGCTGGAGCTTTCCCTTTAGGAGTTGGTCCATGAATTCCTTCACACGTTACTCTGATCCCTACCCTTTTGCTTTTCAATTTGTCCATTTTCACTATAACCATTGTATCCATCAATAATGTCACAGGCAACCCAGCTTTTCTCTTCAGATCTGATTTCAAAGACGAGACGGAATCAGCATCAAGAACTTGAGACACCATTGACAGAGTAGAGTGTATAATagtgatattatttggactgccAGTGAACCCTGGAAACGACCCATTTGCTAAAACAACTTGATTTGATAGCGCAGTTATAGAGATGGGGTTATAGTTGTATATCAGTTTCTTGTTTGGGTTTTTCGTTGAGAGTGTGAGGTTGAGTTTTGCAGTAAGGTGGGTGGTGTCGTCGGCGGTAGT
This region includes:
- the LOC104232233 gene encoding NDR1/HIN1-like protein 13; translated protein: MTDRVYPSAKPNGTTTTTAPTATAANPAAATVKNQMYNPNRIPHRPTPTAYHRHNHRRCSCRRCFCMCCFWSILSILIILLLAAIAGAIFYVLYHPQRPTFSISSLKISQFNLTTTADDTTHLTAKLNLTLSTKNPNKKLIYNYNPISITALSNQVVLANGSFPGFTGSPNNITIIHSTLSMVSQVLDADSVSSLKSDLKRKAGLPVTLLMDTMVIVKMDKLKSKRVGIRVTCEGIHGPTPKGKAPAVASTNNAKCKVDLRVKILKWTF